Genomic DNA from Equus caballus isolate H_3958 breed thoroughbred chromosome 10, TB-T2T, whole genome shotgun sequence:
ctccctctctccctcacccatTCTTATCTCCTGCTCTTTGCCCTTGCTGGAGGTCTCGTCTTTGCTTGCACAGACCTCTACTCACTGTGTTTCCTGCTATTAGGGAATACATTCTTCATGACCCCTCCAGACACTACAGAATGGCCCCCGATTGAGAACTGCTGGTCCTGTCTGAGCCCAGCCTCGGGGAGCTGACAGGCCTGGGGGAGCCAGGTCTAGATGTGAGCAGGAGGAACAGCAGAGAAAATCAGTGGGAGATGTTCCCCAAAAAGGCCTGTGAGGGGCAAGTCTGAGTGGTGAGCTGGGCAGCTCTGGAGGATGAACATCCTGGGCCAGGAACCTTGGGAATGTGCTaggggagcagagaggatggGGTGTGGTGTGGGGACGAGCCAGAATCCTTCCTTACTCACCAGGTAAGGTTGTTGGGAACCCTATAAGTGAGGTACCAGGAGAATTTCAAGTGGTTTTATTCCATAAAGTCAACCATGGCTCCtaaaagctgtctggtcatatctgagtctatgcctGTTTCTCTCaactatgacattccagtcaaagccttggtaacataaccaatatttccaattgtgtcctaTTATAAGGAGGACAGGTTCTTATTGGACTTACGCAAATAACtgttgccatgaaaataagaacagTCACGTATCAGGAGGTTCCAAATTCTGGAGgcatcaggtagggagaaaaaaacaactgTTTCAATTCTACTTACAAAGGCTTAATTTACttaattgctataagtcatagtttgcttaagagaagagaggaaagggtttcctcaaatctggaaaaacaaaataaaaaaatcagcaGTATTTCAAACAAGAAGTCATAAAAGTTATACTCATCCTCATCAATTCTCTCACTCCCATGGAATCAATTTTGATCTTGATATTCTGTTACCAGTTTTATGGAGCCATCATtttctccattagagttctgGAATTTCTTTCCCAGCTCAGTTTTATAATGTGAAAGTTTTTCAGAAAACTATATTCTATAGCAGGTGTCAGAGGACTtcccatgaatctctctgaagatgaaacatattttcaaaagcatcagagtaaaacaataactgtctgtgaatgataaaagatttaaaaatggcAGTTGACAAAGGTATTTCATTGTTTCTGtgacataacattttaaaatatctagaatTCTGACTtacaaccaggacagatcagaactttaggaatgttatatcattttaaaaaacgcttatattaataacattcacccacacaatataacctaagaaggtttattatttttgtgacaATGCTTCTCAGGTAATTTACCATGCCAAATGAGCCTAACTAGCTTAATATCTCCTTTTTTAtacaaagagagaacaaattctttgagaagtcacAGGGATACATTGGAATTCTCAAAGTTACTTCCAAGTCAAAGACAGAATTTATTTAGGATTTGAACTTTTGGAAAGTGTCAagaatatcaaaagattttaaaacacttggtcaaataggatgATAGCTCTCTGTGGAGCAaagcttagttatccatttaactaaAGTGATGAGAGAAGATGTTAAAAGCAAACATACACAGTTAAATAGTTAAAAAACATTCATAGACCTGCACCTTTCTGAACACAGAAAATTTTTTGACAGAACATAGGTTTTGTATCCTTTACACAGTCTTACTCATAGGTAAAGAAAAACcatttataatctctttatcaagagtaGACTAAAAGTtcagaaatttatctttttaagagaaagaaaaacaaattttgattttcataccagcttacttttgatatgaAAACTTATTCCTTTAATTGAATTTGTTTTCATCTTCACCCACATGCCTATCCACAAAGTTCTTTTTTCAGGGTTCTTCCACAAACCTTCTCTAACTTTCATTTAAATGCAGAATTCATTCtgtgtcttctttccttccctgtactgtaggacaaatttatctttcttaaccaaacaAAGATATCTCCATTCCTTAAatcctctttactgaaaacacacaTCTTACTTTCCTTAATTTTTCATATTGGCATCCTGTGGATTGGCAGATCCATAAATACTGTCTAGAAACACGTGATTTCTCAAAGAAAGTTTGTCAACATGGCACAAAACGTGTTTATCAATAAACCCAAgtatttttccagtttctctgtaAGAAGATGCCAAAGGTAGATAACCTATGTTTATTAATTAATATCTAATATCTAATATCTTGTGTGGAAATGTCCTAGATACTCAGTAAATCTTACAGTTTAACTTAATTTGGCAGAACCCTAAGCTTTCAAGTTACCGCAAAgcttttgaagttattttaagtaCGTACCCCATAACACGTAATTATTGTTAAGAAGTTCACCCAACACTGTTATCTTTTCCACATCTCTTTAGTTCACTTattcccaataattatttagattgcctacaagacttcatgagacattagacaaaattagctatcgtTCTAAGATATTATTTTTGCTAACAAGTTTTATAACAGTGATAACATGAGCTTTTTCAACCAATAAACCACATAGAATAAGGGCTGCATGGCTGCATCATATGCGGTGTTGGTAACTCACATGCTGCATCGTATGCGGTGTTGGTAACTCACATtcctatttcaatcaaaccaacaaaattaaataagctttcatttaccaaagattactttatctcatttaacttaAAAAACGTTTGAGTTACTTTCTACTACATTTACATAAGCATCTAACTGTAAACCAATTGAATTGAGCTCATTTAGAAATTATATCTGGGGGTAAAATGTCACATGTATATAAATAGACAAACGTACACAGAgactccacagctattgttttaaaattagtgccatgaatcaggtacagtaatacaaagctcacTAGTTATGAATCCCagttttcttttaagctttttctactaatatttgtggGGAAGACACTTAAAATGGTAGATTTTGAGTGAGGGCACTAAATACAtggtttttgctttctttttccctttttttcccccttccgtCTTAGGAATTGGTGATTGGCTAGATAACAGTTCCCAGAGAGGTTACACGCCTTGTAAGATAGAGGAcatgggtggaatctgaactgcctctacaGCTGCCTTTCCAGTTTTGCAaggatttgtaaaataaagacagTTGTTCTTAATTCCTCAGAAATCGTCTTGTCACTCAAATGACATTACTGGTTGATCTACACGTCGAACTGCATCACctctaatttgcttctttccctctgggtgcttagttttattttaacttaaggAGGAACGTCTGAAAAATgcctatcaggctctgaatatgaGCTTCCAATTTGGCTGAATTTCTGACCCTAAGTTGCTAAATCCTTTTAAACGTAACGTCTTGTCAGGTTGTAGCCAGGATGAACAGTAAGTATACCTGGGAATGTTGACCGCTCCCTTAATTTCTCACCTAGAAGTTTCCCAGGAAATCTCTCCAAATCTCATTTTCTCTGGGAGGGGCTTCTTTTGGGCCCTCTTTCAAAGGTAGATCACGGGAGTGTTCATAAAGCCAGGACCTAATAGGCTTTTCTTTTAGGAaccttttataaattatttttttttctttttgcaatgaAAGTTTCAATAAGATGACTTTGGGATTTTGAAGCTTTTGCTTTTAAGCATgcttcttaaatgatcttatctaattggAAACATTCCTTCTAAGGGCCAAGGTAATTCCCTTCAGGCTGAAGACAGGTTGAAAGGACCTTTAGCTGCAGATAgagtgcaacccacatttctgtccGAGCATCTCTGACTGCAAACGGGTGCACCTGCATTTTTGTTCAACTGCATTTTGAGATCCTGACCTGATGATTATCCAGCCAAGCCCTCAGAGCCTGCAGCTCCTGGGTCATCGGGCCCAGCTGCTCCTCCACCTCTGACTTGTGGGCCTTCACCTCCTCCATGATGTCCTCCATCAGCACCCTGGGAGCGGAGAGGGCGGGAGCGTGTGCGCGGAGACAGGGAGAAAgacggggtgggggagggcaagatgaggacagagagacccaaaggagagaaggaaggggagggaaaggctgagggaaaggccaagagaaggagacagagacgGACAGAAGCTGAGATGAGAGGGAAGAGTGTGGGAGACTGAGCTCCATGAtggagggagacacagagaggaagatGGCAGAGACGGGGAGAGCTGACAACAGTCAGAGAGAGGCAAGGCCGGGAGctccaatggagaaaggaagcaagaaatgaagagagaCCCCTAAGAGCTGgtgatagagaaagaaagaaataacaaataaccCTGTAATGAACATCCTCACCCGTCTCCCCGTGTCTTTCTCCGGCCCCGGCATCGGAGCAGACTTGGGATCGCTGGGACACAGGACACACATACTTCACGTCACTAGAAACTGCCAGGCTGCTCTCCGTTGCAGTGACCCAGCCCGCAATCCTGAGGAGTGGAGGCAGCTTCCCAGGtgcccacatcctcaccagcacctgCCCTTTTCCGCTCTTCTGCCCTCTGCCCGGGGGACCAGGAGCTGACTGGGTCCTTTggttgttttcctctctctgcccctgaGCTGGAGGCTCCCTTCACAAGCAGAGCGCACACTCACTCCAGAACCGCTCGTCCAGCTCCTCTGTCCCTGTGGGTCTCTTGCGTCTCTGGCCTGAGAGCTTTCCAGGGGCTGATGAAAATGCTGGAAATATCAGTGGAATGGCTGCAAAATGCGAAAAAAATGGCCAATTGAAAATTAGTAAGTGTTGGGTTAAATCAGTCCAGAATACACCCTCATACCAACCAGCCAGCCCCAGTGCAGCGCCTCCTACGATTTTTACCTGGTGACGAAGGTGGGTGCATCATAATATGGCGGATGTGATGCCAACACAACCTGGGGCAGGGCGTGTGTGCACAGTCACGGCAGCATGCTCGGCAGGGTGAGAGGAAGGCAGAGTGAGTAAGAATGTGACCCTGGAGCCCTGCTTGGGCTCAAATCCCGGCTCTACCCACATTTGCTATGTGACTCGCACAAGTGACTTTAGcctgctgtgcctcagtttcttcctctgtaaaataggggcAGTGACAGCATCTACCACAGAGGGGTTTTGTGAAAATGTAACGTTTAGGGGGTTTTGTCAGACTTAGTATAACTACGAATTCATCCAGTGCTGTAGCCCCTGCACCTTGCCCAGGCCTGTGCTGAGCTGTGCCTGCGGACAACAGTCCTGGCCTTGTCCTTCTGGGGCTCACAGTCCAGTTAGGGAGACAAACCTGTCCCCAGACAGTGATGACCCAGGGTGAGCAAGGCTGGGATGGAGGTGCTTGACCCAGCCTGGAGGTCAAGGAGGGCTGCCTGAAGGAGGGGATATCAAAGCTGAGACTTGGAGGGTGGGCTTTGGGTCTGTCTCTAGCTCATGTCCAGCCCTTGTCCTCGTCCAGATCCCTTCCCCTCATCCACTGACAGTGTGATAAACAGCTCCTGTGGGCATGGCCATGAATCAACCCAGTGCCTTCTCTTGGGGAGCCCAGCCAgggaagagcagagcagagccaTAGCCCCAGGCTGGGCTCCACTGCGGTTCTCCACTTCCTGCCTGTGTGGCCTTGCACAGGTGCCTTCaactctttttgttgttgttgttgaggaagactggccctgagctaacatgtgtgccagtcctcctctgttttggatgtgggacgccgcaccgtggcttgatgagcgatgtgtaggtctgtgcctgggatctgaacctgcacacCTTGGTCTCCCGAGGTGGAGCTCAcgacctaaccactgcaccactgggccagctcctgtcCTTCGAGCCCTGAAGCCCGGTTCCTGAGGGTTACGATAAATGTTCAATAAGAACTTGATCACTCTTCGGCCTTGTTCCCAACGCAGGCACAATTGAAAAGCAGTGAATCTtgttaatttgttcttttcttgttTACCCTGAGGCGTCACTCAAGGGACACAAGGATTTAGGAGCTCATTTTGGGAAAAAGAACAATGCCTCCAAGGAAGTTACGTCCCCCAGATAGCCAGCCCCCAGCTGTGCTGATGCCAAGAAGTCAcgttgcccaggggcttatctggagtgaaagaaacacggaCTTCCCCTTTGTTTTCTGATTcgcctcctcctcagcccctTAGCACTACAAAGACCCTGCTTTCCTCTCCTGTGAaggtggatttttttctcctcttgttaAGGTGGATTCTTCTCCTCCTGTTAAGGTGGATTCCTTCTCCTCCTGTTAAGGTGGATTCCTTCTCCTCCTGTTAAGGTGGATTCCTTCTCCTCCTGTTAAGGTGGATTCCTTCTCCTCCTGTTAAGGTGGATTCCTTCTCCTCCTGTTAAGGTGGATTCCTTCTCCTCCTGTTAAGGTGGATTCCTTCTCCTCCTGTTAAGGTGGATTCCTTCTCCTCCTGTTAAGGTGGATTCCTTCTCCTCCTGTTAAGCTGGATTCTTTCTCCTCCTGTTAAGCTGGATTCTTTCTCCTCCTGTTAAGGTGGATTCTTTCTCCTCTGGGTAAGGTGGATTACAGAGAAcctatcctctcaccttcccatTTTGGCCATTCGTATAAACCTTTCTCTCTCGCTAAGTACCGGCCTCAGTGATTGTATTATTGTGCGTCAGGCCCACAGACTTAGGATCAGGAGGTTCAGTATCACTCTCTGGCCTCAATACCCTCATGGGATTAATAGGGCCCAGCTCCCAAGGTTCTCGTGAGGATTCTCTTGAGATCCTGAACTTCAGAGTCCTCAGGACAGAGCAAGTAGGGATGCTCCACACGTGTGAGTCTCAGCATCTCTTTCCCAAAGACACAACCCCCACCCTGTCCCATagcccccaccccacagcaaAGAAGCACACAGAAGTCTCATTAGGATTTTTATTGCTGGTAGGGGGTGGGGGCTACATGGGGCACCTTGTGGGAAATCTTCAGCACCGGGGCCTGGGGTGTGTGAAGTTTCAGAGCTTCTTCAGGGGCAGAATCTTAGGTTAGAGTGAGAAACTCTCCCAGTGTTCAGGGCAGCAGTGTTCTGGCGTGTGCTTGTGTTCTGGCGTGTGCTTGTGTTGtggcttgtgtgtgtgttctggcGTGTGCTTGTGTTCTGGCGTGTGCTTGTGTTCTGGTGTGTGCTTGTGTCCTCATGTATTCTTGTGTTGTGGTTTCCCAGTTGGCTTTGATGGCATTTTCCTGTAGAGAGAGACGGGGAGAGGTCACTGTGTGTTGCCCCAATCCCGCCCCTACCCTGACTCCCTGGTCTCTCTCTTCCACTAAGAAGATTCAGAGGAGCCCAGGACTTGGTGGCCCCGCTTCTGTGCCTGTTTCCCAGAGGGACCAGAGTTCCTTAAAATCAGAATGCTTGACGCTGGCCTGGCTCTCAAGGCCTGCCCTCTCTGCCCCAACGCCTGCTCTTGTCCTCTCTGTCCCCTGTCCCCTGCTGATTCGAGGACACTTTCCAGCCGCCCGCcctttgctcaggctgttccCTTGTCCTAGAATGCCACCCTCTCCTTGACTATGTGCAcatcttcctgcctcagggcctttgcactcccCGTCCACAGGGAACATTCTCCCCACATTCCTAGACCCTGCTGCATTTTCCCTCATTCAGATCTCAACTGAAAGTGTCACTCTTCAGAGCAGACCCAGTCGCCCTGTCTACAAGAGCCCCTCCCCATCCCTACTTGTTCTCAACACCCTGTTTATCGTCTTCTCAGTGCTGAGCTCCCTCTGGGCTCCTCTCCTGGAACTCCCTGGTTCATGGGCtgttcccctccctctctctcccccgaATGGCAGCTCCCTGTGGGCTGTGACTTTGTCCTGTTCATCGCTCTCCTTCCCTAATGCACCAGGTCCTGGCCCTGAGCCGATGCTCAATGCATATTTGTTCACAAATGAATGCTTTCCTAACTCCTCAGACAGAGCCCCTGTGGGCGAAACACCCTGGAGCGTCCacactgtgccaggccccatgcGGCCCTCCACGTCCTTCCCCTCAGAAGCCTCCATGGCACAGACGGAGAAACTGCGGCTCCTGATGTCACAGGAGGAGTGGGTCTGCCCCAGCCTGTGCCCCAGGTCTGTGCAGCCCCAGCTTGGGCCTGTCCCCACCACCCAGGGCCATCTCCACATGAGCCTGGCCGGAGTCAGGAACCTGTCCCCCAAGTCTGAGCACCCAGAGAGCCAGCTGTGTGACCGCAGGGACCTTGtcaccctccccagcctcagttttcccagtgTCTTCATCCATGCACCCAGCCCACCCGGGCCCGGGAAGGGGAGTCACCGGGTCGCTGAAGCTCTGTTCTTCTTGTTGATGTCGTCGATGATGTATTTCACAATCTCCTTCCCCAGGCGCTTTCCAACCTTCTTCCACCACCTCCGGATGACGTCGGTGACGCCGTCCGGCTCTAGGTCCGCCTGGTCCGGCTCTAGGTCTGCCTGGGCCGGGGCTCGGCCTGTCCAGGAGACGGGGAGGGTGCAAACATCTCAGTATTGGGAGGCCTCCCAATGAGTGTCAGGGATGGGAAAGGAGGTCCAGGAACGGGATTCTTGGGGCTCCTGGTGTTAAAATGGGGGGAGGTAGTGGGGCCCCCAAGTGGGTCTCAAGCTGCTGGGAATTGCCTTCTCTCCCCCTGGACACACCCCGCCCCCCCTTCCACACTGTAAAAGCAAGACAGCCAAtcctggaggggtgggggtcagTACATCATGTGTTGCTGGGGCTCCACAGGGCAGAtttcccacctgctggaccaCCCCTTAGAGAAGCTGAGACCCAGCTGGCGGGATGTGGTGGGGTGATGAATGCAGGACAGGGGAACCTGGGCACATAAGGGTCCCCAGAGCTCTCCAGAGTCCTCTGAGCCTGGACCCCAGGCCTGGGGCCAGCTTCGCACTTCCAAATCTCAAACTTCCAgggtctcctctcctcttttacCTTCACACACCATCCATAGAGCCACCAACAGGACCGGGAGTGACAGAGCGAGCCTCATGGCTGGTGAGGGGGCTCTGGAGACAGAAGCGGGATGGGGTGATCAGCGACACATCATGTCCCTCCCCCAGGTCCCTCCCGGGAAGTCAGTGAGCACCTACCTGGACCAGAGAG
This window encodes:
- the LOC111775214 gene encoding apolipoprotein C-I isoform X1, which codes for MQVVGRERWELTCPVPLWSRAPSPAMRLALSLPVLLVALWMVCEGRAPAQADLEPDQADLEPDGVTDVIRRWWKKVGKRLGKEIVKYIIDDINKKNRASATRKMPSKPTGKPQHKNT
- the LOC111775214 gene encoding apolipoprotein C-I isoform X2; translation: MSEQTGLSHLMAAPVRAPSPAMRLALSLPVLLVALWMVCEGRAPAQADLEPDQADLEPDGVTDVIRRWWKKVGKRLGKEIVKYIIDDINKKNRASATRKMPSKPTGKPQHKNT
- the LOC111775214 gene encoding apolipoprotein C-I isoform X3 yields the protein MQVVGRERAPSPAMRLALSLPVLLVALWMVCEGRAPAQADLEPDQADLEPDGVTDVIRRWWKKVGKRLGKEIVKYIIDDINKKNRASATRKMPSKPTGKPQHKNT